GTAGACCTGACGTGAGTCGAGATTGACGACGCTGCCGGCAAAACGCTCAGCCAGATGCAACGAAGCCGCGGTCTTGCCGGCCCCGGTGGGGCCGACAAGACATATGACGGGAATTTGTGTCATTGTGATGAATTACATGTTCAACGGGTAGGGATACCCGTATTTCTCGCGCAGCTTGCGATATACGTTGTCCGGCACCAGCCCCTTTATGTCTCCGCCGAGCTTGGCCGCAGCCTTGACGATGGTGGAGCTGATGTAGAGCCACTGGTAGTCGGTCATCAGAAACACGGTCTGTATGTGGCGCTTGAGCTTGCGGTTCATGAGCGCGAGCTGGAATTCGTATTCGAAATCCGAAACAGCCCGCAGCCCGCGCAGAATGACACAGGCTCCGCGACGCTCCACATAGTCCACCAGCAGGCCGGAAAAAGGTTCCACGACGATGTCGTCATGGTCCTTGAATACCTCTTCCGCCATGGCCACCCGCTCGGTAATGGAGAACAGCGGCGACTTGGGGGTATCGTTGGCCACGGCCACGATCACCTTGTCGAAGATATGGCGGCCACGCTTGATGAGACTGACGTGTCCGTTGGTCAGCGGATCGAAGGTGCCGGGATAGACGGCTATCCGTTCTCCCTTGTGGTCCATAGCAAAATCCTTGTCTGCCCGTAGGCCCTGTTGGCGATGAGTTCCAGATCGGGGTGTTCGGTTTCCGGCGGCAGGGGGAGCTTGGACTCCACCTCGGCGCAAATGAAGCCGCCTTCGGCCAGCCAGCCGAAACGAAGCACGGCCGTGAGCGCCGGTGTCAGGAAGTTGAAACCGTATGGCGGGTCGATGAAAATGAGATCGAAAGGCTCGGACGCCCGTTTGCTCACCACATTCTTCATGTCTTCGGCAAACACGCGATACCGGTCGGGCGCAACGCCCAGTTTGACGGCGTTTTCCGTAATCAGCGCCGCCGCCTTCTTGTTCATTTCCACAAACCAGCCTTCTTGCGCCCCGCGGCTGAGAGCCTCGAAGGTCAGAGCGCCGCTGCCCGCAAAAAGATCCAGTACGCGCACGTCAGGCCAGTACAGGCCGCGCGACTCCAGCATGGAGAACACTGCCTGCCGCACTTTGGACGTGGCAGGCCGGTATCCCGGTCCCTCTGTGGTCTTGAGGCTTCTGCCTCCGTATTCACCAGCAATGATTCGCATGTATTCGTAAGTCCGCTATACCTGAGACAAAAAGCTCAGGATTTCGCTGTTCAGTTCCACAAGGCGGTCGCGTATTTCGACCTGTTCCATCCAATCCTTTTCCTCGACCTTTTCAAGACGCTTGCGCAGCTGCGCCATCTTGGACTCGGTTTCGCCGATAAGGAACAACCAATCCACTCTCGGCTGGGCCCGCTGCGAATCCACAATGGTTTCGACAATCTTGCCGGGCTTGAGCATAAGCTCTTCAAGGTACTCGGGAATGTTCACGGACACGCCGAACTGTTCCTTCAACAGCCCTGCAAGGGTCCGTTGCGACATTTCTTCGCCGTGTACCAGAAAAACTTCCATCTCCGGACGGGCAATGGACTTGACCCAATCCAGAATCTGGCTCTGACCGGCATGACCCGAGAATCCGCCGATGGTAAACACTTTTGCGCGAATGGCAACATCTTCGCCGAACAGGCGCACGGTCTGCGCTCCGTCCACGATCTTGCGGCCCGGGGTGCCCTGTCCCTGATAGCCCACGAACACGATGGAGGCGCCATCCTTCCAAATATTATGCCGCAGGTGGTGCTTTACACGTCCTGCGTTGCACATGCCGCTTGCGGAGATGATGATCGCGGGACCATCCATGGTGTTAAGAGCGGTGGATTCATGCGTCTTCAGCGTAAAGCGCAGGTTGGGCAGATCAAGCGGGTCTTCGCCGGACTCGATGATCTTGCGCAACTCGTCATCCATATACTTGGGATGTTTTCTGAAAATTTCCGTTGCGCGAATGGCCAGCGGGCTGTCCAGATATATGGGCATATCCTTGGGCAGCTTGCCTTCCTTATCCAGCAGGTACAGCGTGTAGAGCACTTCCTGCGTGCGTTCCACGGCAAAGGCGGGAATAATGACCTTTTCACCATGCCCGTAGCTGTAGGCAATGGCTTCGGCCAGTTCCACGCGGCTGGTGCCGCTGTCCTTGTGGTTACGGTCGCCGTAGGTGGATTCGAGGAACAGGTAATCGGCAATGCCGGGTTCATCGGGATCATTCACCATCAGCTGGTTGGGACGCCCAAGGTCGCCGGAGAAAACCATGCGGGTGCTGTCGCCGTTTTCTTTCACCTGCACTTCAAGGAAGGCAGAGCCGAGAATATGACCGGCATCGCGGTAGGTTACTCTCACACCGGGACATGGTTCAAACGGCTGGTTGTATTCAACCGTTTCAAAAAATCTGGAAACACGGGCCGCATCATCCTGCGTATACAGAGGTTCCACGGGCTTCTTGCCCTTGCGGCTCTGCTTTTTGGTGGCCCACTCGGCTTCCATTTCCTGAATGTGGGCGCTGTCCTGCAGCATTATTTCCAGCAGGTCCCGCGTGGGTTCCGTGCAATATATCTTTCCCTTGAAGCCCATGCGGGCCATGCGGGGGAGCAGACCGGTATGATCGATATGTGCGTGCGTAACAAGAAAGAAGTCTATCCGTGCAGGTTCGTATATATCGGTATCAACGTTGCGTTTTTCAATTTCCTTGTTGCCCTGATGCATACCGCAGTCGATGGCAAAGCGCTTGTCGTCCGTTTCTATCATGTAGCAGGAGCCGGTTACGGTTTGCGCAGCTCCGAGAAACTGTATCTTCATGCACAACTCACTGTAGTAGGTTAGACTCAAGAAGTACGCCGACGTCACAAATGGACATCACTATGGCCGCAGAAGCCGCCAAGCGCAAGTAATTTCCACCCGTTGCACCCGTTGCCGGAAAACCCTATACTTGCCCTACTATCGGGCTCTCATACCCTGTTCCGCCGCCCTGCGGCGATCAACCGAGCTATCACAGGAGCTAACATGCCTTCATCAAAACAGTATGTCATAGACAGCCTTTCCATTAAGGAATCGTGGCGTCTTTTCAAAATCATGTCGGAACTCGTGGACGGATTCGAAACCCTGAGCGAGCTTGAGCAGTGCGTTTCCATCTTCGGTTCTGCCCGCGTTGCACCGGATTCCCCCCTTTATCAGGAGACGGAACTGCTGGCCCGCATGCTTGTGGAAGCTGGCTACGGCGTCATCACCGGCGGCGGCCCCGGCATCATGGAAGCCGGCAACAAGGGAGCATCCGCTGTAAACGGCACCTCGGTGGGCCTGCACATACACCTGCCCATGGAACAGCACAGCAACAACTACATGAACGTGCGCTGCAACTTCCGCTACTTCTTCGTGCGCAAGCTCATGTTCATCAAATACGCCATGGCCTATGTGGTTATGCCCGGCGGCTTCGGCACTCTGGACGAACTGACGGAAGCCTTTGTTCTTACCCAGACCAACCGCATAAAGCCCTTCCCCATCATACTCTACAAGAGCGAATTCTGGAACGGCCTGATCGACTGGGTGAAGGACCAGATGGTAACCGGCGGCTACATCAAGGAAAAGGAACTGGACCTGATTACCATACTGGACACCCCGGAAGAAGTGGTGGCCCACATCAAGAAGCACGTTATTGTCTAACCAATGACAACTCGCAGGGAACTGGAACACTGCCGCGCGGAGCTGACAGCTCTGCCTTCCGGCTGGGACTCGTGGGAAGCGCTCATGCGCCTTGCCATGGAAGAAGCCGCCAAGGCCGAAGAACTGGGCGAGGTTCCCGTGGGCGCAGTGCTTGTAACTCCGGACGGCGAGATACTGGCCAGGGGACATAACCGGACCATTACCGACAATGACCCCACCGCCCATGCGGAGATACTTGCCCTGCGCGACGCCGCCGCAACCGTGCGCAACTACCGGGTGGAAAACGCCGTGCTGGTGGTTACGCTGGAGCCGTGCATGATGTGCACCGGAGCCATGGTGCATGCGCGTGTACGCGGTATTGTCTACGGCACAACCGACCCCAAGACCGGCGTGCTCGCCTCGCAGATGGAGGCTCTTGAGCTGCCGTTTCAAAACCATGCCATATGGCACATGGGCGGCGTGCTTGCGCAGGAATGCGCGGCTCAGCTCTCTGCCTTTTTCAGAAAGCGCAGAGAGGAACATAAACTGCGAAAATCCGACACCGCACCCTGTTGACCCTACCGCCCTCCGGCCCTCGCCGGAGGGCTTTTTTTCATATTAAAACCCACCCAACACAGGGGAACAACACGCCTTTTCTGCATTTCCACGCGGTCTATAATGGCAATACAGTACCGTATGATGCATTATCTGCCTGTCATTCAACCATTCGCGCTTCACCCGGCTGTATTGGCTGTACCGGAGGATATATGGACATCCAGATTTCGCGAGCAGAACTGGTAAGAACCCTCGCCGCAACTCAGGATCTGGTCTGTCCTGTAGTTGCCGGACATGGCAAGCGGGTTGCCATCTTTTCATCACTCATTGCCGAGGCACTGGGCTACACCACAAAAGAACGGGAACGCCTGATGCTTGCGGCAGAGCTGCACGACATCGGCTGCTTCACGCTTTCCATAACAGAGATGAAGGACCTGCATGCCTTTGACGTTCTTGCACCGGAGAAGCACTGTGCTGTGGGCTACATTCTTCTCAGCCAGAGTGCATTGTTCAAAGACATAACCAATACCATTCTGCACCACCATGTGCACTGGGATGCGACAAAAGGCTTTGATATCGAAGGCAACCCCATTCCTCTGGATGCATACATCATCCACCTTGCCGACAGGATAGACATATCCATCACGAACAAGCACCAGATTCTCACCGAGATGAAGCGCATCATCAAAACCATTACGGAATTATCCGGCACCCTGTTCTGCCCCAAGGTGGTGCGGGCATTTGAAGATGCCTCTGCGCGGGATGCCTTCTGGCTGCACGGTGTGCACAGTGAATACAGCACTGTCGGCCTGCAGGACACGGGCGAGATGCTTTCTACGCCGCAACTGCTGGAACTTGTGGACATCCTCACGCTTGCCATAGACTACAAGTCGCGCTTCACATCCACCCATTCCTCCGGCGTTGCCGCCTCTGCCGTTGAGCTGGGCAAGCTTGCCGGCTTCAAGGACACCTTGCACCTGCAACTTGCCGGACAACTGCACGACCTTGGCAAGCTGATTGTACCCAACGAAATTCTCGAAAAGAACGGGCCGCTTACCGATGAGGAACGGGCCGTTATCGAAACCCACCCATTCTACACCTTTTCCATGCTGAATCAGGCGAAGGGGTTGCGGGACATAGCCCGCACGGCCTCTTTCCATCAGGACAAGCTCAACGGACGAGGCTACCCTTTCCGTCCTGTACCGGAAGAATATGACATTCCCGCCCGCATACTGGCCATAAGCGACATATTCACGGCACTGACGGAAGATCGTCCCTACCGTGCAGGGCTGGATGAATCCAGCGTGCTGGGCATAATGCGCAAAATGACGGATGAGCTGCATCTGGACCCGGCCATATTTGCACTGGTGGAGAGCAACTACAATCACCTGAACGCCGTTAGGCACGCCGCGCAGATTGAAGCTGGAAACCGCTATGAAGAGTTCTGGCGAGAAACAGCCGCCATCATGGAACACATTCACCCCGTCCACCGGCCCCCCGACAACTGAGCGCAAGCCCCATATCAATCTTTATCGCTCCACACCAAATTGAAAGGCGGGACAGTATTAACTGTCCCGCCTCAGATTGCTGAAAGTCGTTTTTGGTATTTGGGGCTCCGCCGGGCAGGAACCTAACGTTCCTGCACCTCGTATAAGCGATGAAAATCCGTTTTTGGGTCTTAGGCTCCGGCTTAACGGAAATACGGTTTTACTGAAAACGAGGGTTTGTCAGTAACCTGAGGCGGGGCAGCATTGACTGTCCCGCCCTTTTTTGCATGCATTCCATCCGGCCATGCAGACCGGACGCTCACAGAGCAGAGCCATGTTACCCGGCTTGCGTATGTCACTTGCGTATCGGGCATTCTCCGCCGCAGAGCGGCACCTTGTTCCACGGCATCATGACCAGAACGCGCATCATGCCGCACACGCCGGTTACTCCGGCAAAGATCATTCCGCCTCCCACAAACAAGGGGATGGCAAAGAAGAATGGAGAGACGAGCAACCCGAGCAAGGTGAACAGTAAGACGATGCTCCCGGCAGCAATGAGCACCTGCCGTTCCAGAGGGATGGCCTTACGGCCTTCTATCACTGGCAGGCCTGCTTCCTTCCATGCGACCATGCCTCCGTCCAGCACTGCGGTTTCATCCATCTCGCGGGCCAACGCCTTTGCGGCATCTGCAGCGCGTGCACCGGAGCGGCACACAAGCACCGGCAGCTTGCCCTTGCCGCCCATGG
This region of Desulfovibrio subterraneus genomic DNA includes:
- the rsmD gene encoding 16S rRNA (guanine(966)-N(2))-methyltransferase RsmD, with the protein product MRIIAGEYGGRSLKTTEGPGYRPATSKVRQAVFSMLESRGLYWPDVRVLDLFAGSGALTFEALSRGAQEGWFVEMNKKAAALITENAVKLGVAPDRYRVFAEDMKNVVSKRASEPFDLIFIDPPYGFNFLTPALTAVLRFGWLAEGGFICAEVESKLPLPPETEHPDLELIANRAYGQTRILLWTTRENG
- the coaD gene encoding pantetheine-phosphate adenylyltransferase → MDHKGERIAVYPGTFDPLTNGHVSLIKRGRHIFDKVIVAVANDTPKSPLFSITERVAMAEEVFKDHDDIVVEPFSGLLVDYVERRGACVILRGLRAVSDFEYEFQLALMNRKLKRHIQTVFLMTDYQWLYISSTIVKAAAKLGGDIKGLVPDNVYRKLREKYGYPYPLNM
- the tadA gene encoding tRNA adenosine(34) deaminase TadA, whose product is MTTRRELEHCRAELTALPSGWDSWEALMRLAMEEAAKAEELGEVPVGAVLVTPDGEILARGHNRTITDNDPTAHAEILALRDAAATVRNYRVENAVLVVTLEPCMMCTGAMVHARVRGIVYGTTDPKTGVLASQMEALELPFQNHAIWHMGGVLAQECAAQLSAFFRKRREEHKLRKSDTAPC
- a CDS encoding HD-GYP domain-containing protein, which gives rise to MDIQISRAELVRTLAATQDLVCPVVAGHGKRVAIFSSLIAEALGYTTKERERLMLAAELHDIGCFTLSITEMKDLHAFDVLAPEKHCAVGYILLSQSALFKDITNTILHHHVHWDATKGFDIEGNPIPLDAYIIHLADRIDISITNKHQILTEMKRIIKTITELSGTLFCPKVVRAFEDASARDAFWLHGVHSEYSTVGLQDTGEMLSTPQLLELVDILTLAIDYKSRFTSTHSSGVAASAVELGKLAGFKDTLHLQLAGQLHDLGKLIVPNEILEKNGPLTDEERAVIETHPFYTFSMLNQAKGLRDIARTASFHQDKLNGRGYPFRPVPEEYDIPARILAISDIFTALTEDRPYRAGLDESSVLGIMRKMTDELHLDPAIFALVESNYNHLNAVRHAAQIEAGNRYEEFWRETAAIMEHIHPVHRPPDN
- a CDS encoding LOG family protein, with the translated sequence MPSSKQYVIDSLSIKESWRLFKIMSELVDGFETLSELEQCVSIFGSARVAPDSPLYQETELLARMLVEAGYGVITGGGPGIMEAGNKGASAVNGTSVGLHIHLPMEQHSNNYMNVRCNFRYFFVRKLMFIKYAMAYVVMPGGFGTLDELTEAFVLTQTNRIKPFPIILYKSEFWNGLIDWVKDQMVTGGYIKEKELDLITILDTPEEVVAHIKKHVIV
- a CDS encoding rhodanese-like domain-containing protein, producing MATITKMTPKVAYDMVQQGKAVLVDVRTTGEAVAERLPDSVFLPFDIVSRERVEAMGGKGKLPVLVCRSGARAADAAKALAREMDETAVLDGGMVAWKEAGLPVIEGRKAIPLERQVLIAAGSIVLLFTLLGLLVSPFFFAIPLFVGGGMIFAGVTGVCGMMRVLVMMPWNKVPLCGGECPIRK
- a CDS encoding MBL fold metallo-hydrolase RNA specificity domain-containing protein, coding for MKIQFLGAAQTVTGSCYMIETDDKRFAIDCGMHQGNKEIEKRNVDTDIYEPARIDFFLVTHAHIDHTGLLPRMARMGFKGKIYCTEPTRDLLEIMLQDSAHIQEMEAEWATKKQSRKGKKPVEPLYTQDDAARVSRFFETVEYNQPFEPCPGVRVTYRDAGHILGSAFLEVQVKENGDSTRMVFSGDLGRPNQLMVNDPDEPGIADYLFLESTYGDRNHKDSGTSRVELAEAIAYSYGHGEKVIIPAFAVERTQEVLYTLYLLDKEGKLPKDMPIYLDSPLAIRATEIFRKHPKYMDDELRKIIESGEDPLDLPNLRFTLKTHESTALNTMDGPAIIISASGMCNAGRVKHHLRHNIWKDGASIVFVGYQGQGTPGRKIVDGAQTVRLFGEDVAIRAKVFTIGGFSGHAGQSQILDWVKSIARPEMEVFLVHGEEMSQRTLAGLLKEQFGVSVNIPEYLEELMLKPGKIVETIVDSQRAQPRVDWLFLIGETESKMAQLRKRLEKVEEKDWMEQVEIRDRLVELNSEILSFLSQV